A region of bacterium DNA encodes the following proteins:
- a CDS encoding phosphatidylglycerophosphatase A, whose protein sequence is MTKFEESITTVLWTGYSPVAPATVASAVVCAVFWFIPSALDLLMIVPIVLLTFVGVWLSNRYIDGYEVRDPGKFAAVRRKNPKRDDPDPVVFDELIGQWITLLAAPHSILGFGAAFVLFRVFDITKPLGAGQLQRLPRGWGVMLDDVLAGVYAALVLYGLNRWKPELFSAF, encoded by the coding sequence ATGACCAAGTTCGAGGAATCAATCACAACCGTATTGTGGACAGGCTACTCGCCGGTTGCACCGGCTACGGTCGCGTCGGCAGTCGTTTGCGCAGTCTTTTGGTTTATTCCATCCGCACTTGATCTGTTGATGATCGTTCCGATCGTTCTGTTGACGTTTGTCGGAGTGTGGCTTTCCAATCGTTACATTGACGGCTACGAAGTGCGTGATCCCGGTAAGTTTGCGGCTGTCCGCAGAAAGAATCCCAAACGCGATGACCCCGATCCGGTGGTGTTCGACGAACTGATTGGTCAATGGATTACGTTGCTTGCAGCGCCGCATAGTATTCTTGGATTTGGTGCAGCGTTCGTTCTGTTTCGAGTCTTTGACATCACGAAGCCGCTCGGCGCCGGACAATTACAGCGTCTTCCTCGAGGGTGGGGAGTAATGCTGGATGACGTGCTGGCGGGAGTTTACGCCGCGCTTGTCCTGTATGGCTTGAACCGTTGGAAGCCTGAACTATTTTCAGCATTCTAA
- a CDS encoding competence/damage-inducible protein A, producing the protein MNETPSSEIITVGDELLLGRTINGNAAFLGRRLAECGIPARWSSCVADSIEDIQASVSLAMNRADVVVLSGGLGPTPDDLTRDAIAALYDLPLLDSAEQREHVKQIFQKSGRDVPAQSMNQTLVLGGTQRLPNPLGTAAGIYLQWKHRHLFALPGVPPEMERMFDEQVSPILAQAFGESKYFARTLRMAGIGESTLLQRLGDLDPLSRRVSLAYLPHQGLLDVRLTSRAMDNLEADADIAFAEHYIRERVGEHIYATGRDTLAQVIGDILLNRGQSLTTAESCTGGLVASLLTDTPGASRWFARGLIAYANEVKHELLGVREETLREHGAVSEQTVKEMAEGARAKARADWAVSLSGIAGPDGGSAEKPVGTVWIGIASAHRTLAQRIQVGSLSRELVKLRAAHNALFLLYRELVQAR; encoded by the coding sequence ATGAACGAAACTCCGAGCAGCGAGATTATCACAGTTGGCGACGAACTCCTGCTCGGACGCACGATCAACGGCAATGCGGCATTTCTTGGAAGGAGGCTCGCCGAGTGCGGCATCCCTGCGCGCTGGTCGTCATGCGTGGCGGACAGTATCGAAGACATTCAGGCTTCGGTCAGTTTAGCCATGAATCGTGCGGATGTCGTCGTTCTATCAGGGGGCCTCGGCCCAACTCCTGACGACTTGACACGCGATGCTATTGCGGCTCTCTATGACTTGCCGCTCCTCGACTCCGCAGAGCAACGCGAACACGTGAAACAGATCTTTCAGAAGTCCGGGCGGGATGTCCCCGCACAATCGATGAATCAAACTCTCGTGCTGGGCGGGACACAAAGACTGCCTAATCCGCTTGGCACTGCGGCGGGCATTTACCTTCAATGGAAGCATCGCCATTTGTTCGCGCTACCCGGAGTGCCTCCTGAGATGGAGCGGATGTTTGATGAACAAGTTTCTCCGATTCTTGCTCAAGCGTTCGGGGAATCAAAGTACTTTGCGCGAACGCTTAGAATGGCTGGAATCGGAGAGTCGACGTTGCTCCAAAGACTTGGGGATCTTGATCCGCTTTCCCGTCGAGTTTCGCTCGCTTATCTGCCGCACCAGGGATTGCTCGACGTGCGTCTGACATCGCGGGCGATGGACAATTTGGAAGCGGACGCCGACATCGCCTTCGCGGAACACTACATACGTGAACGCGTCGGAGAGCATATCTATGCGACAGGCCGCGACACATTGGCGCAGGTTATCGGCGACATTCTGCTGAACAGAGGCCAGTCGCTGACCACTGCGGAAAGCTGCACGGGCGGACTGGTCGCATCGCTGCTCACAGATACGCCGGGCGCTTCGCGGTGGTTTGCGCGCGGCCTGATTGCCTATGCCAACGAAGTTAAGCATGAATTGCTTGGCGTGCGCGAGGAGACTTTGCGTGAGCACGGAGCTGTATCAGAACAGACGGTAAAAGAGATGGCAGAGGGCGCGCGAGCAAAGGCGAGAGCTGACTGGGCAGTTAGTCTATCTGGAATCGCTGGACCCGACGGAGGCTCGGCGGAGAAGCCCGTTGGAACGGTCTGGATTGGAATTGCATCTGCGCACAGGACTCTGGCACAGAGGATTCAAGTTGGCAGTTTGAGCCGCGAGCTGGTCAAGCTGCGCGCGGCGCACAATGCGCTCTTTCTGCTCTACCGCGAACTGGTTCAGGCGCGATAA
- the thpR gene encoding RNA 2',3'-cyclic phosphodiesterase, with amino-acid sequence MRLFVAIMLPDDWQRILKLPQEKIGWLGRGVKWVEPENLHLTLKFLGETPDSLLPQITDALMECGRAVDSFKIAIQGVGTFPNKQRPRAYWAGLSQSKALTDLQQIVDDRMSDLGFEPEEKKFVPHLTVARIKEPIGKERMTSAFLSFDLRSESFSVTHFSLVQSLLRQEGPVYTVLKDFPLGVK; translated from the coding sequence TTGCGACTGTTCGTGGCCATCATGCTGCCTGATGATTGGCAGCGGATACTCAAACTTCCGCAGGAGAAGATCGGCTGGCTGGGGCGAGGTGTAAAGTGGGTCGAACCGGAGAATCTGCATCTGACCCTGAAATTCCTGGGGGAAACGCCGGACTCTCTACTGCCGCAGATCACCGATGCCCTGATGGAGTGCGGCCGCGCGGTTGATTCCTTCAAGATTGCAATTCAGGGTGTGGGAACGTTTCCCAACAAGCAGCGACCGCGAGCGTACTGGGCAGGATTGTCTCAATCCAAGGCCTTAACGGATTTGCAACAGATCGTGGACGATCGCATGAGCGACTTGGGGTTTGAGCCTGAAGAAAAGAAGTTTGTCCCGCACCTGACCGTCGCACGCATCAAGGAACCGATCGGCAAAGAACGTATGACCAGCGCGTTTCTGAGCTTTGATTTGCGGAGCGAATCATTTTCCGTAACACATTTCAGCCTTGTGCAGAGTCTGCTTCGTCAGGAGGGGCCGGTGTACACCGTGCTCAAGGACTTTCCACTTGGCGTCAAATAG
- a CDS encoding SRPBCC family protein: protein MPKEIVTTEIEAPMEHVWNLLTVPKEVEFWAPNVRELRIEPNGSFAKDSTRHFQLDIAGKDVTLDTVITHYVPGELFAESVTGGSAGVHEKTEHARIVFRLISLAEKRCAVNFTIDYEMKGFLNKMLEKVVMGGVISQYKLWFERLKTYAETGRPV from the coding sequence GTGCCAAAAGAAATTGTCACCACCGAGATTGAGGCTCCGATGGAGCACGTCTGGAACTTGTTAACCGTTCCCAAGGAGGTCGAGTTCTGGGCGCCGAATGTCAGAGAATTGCGAATAGAGCCGAACGGCAGCTTCGCGAAAGACTCAACGCGCCACTTTCAACTTGACATTGCCGGCAAAGACGTGACGCTCGACACTGTTATCACACACTATGTACCCGGCGAACTGTTCGCCGAATCTGTCACGGGAGGCAGCGCGGGCGTTCATGAGAAGACTGAGCACGCGAGAATTGTGTTCCGTCTGATCTCTTTGGCAGAGAAGCGCTGTGCTGTGAACTTTACTATCGACTACGAAATGAAGGGCTTCTTGAACAAAATGCTCGAGAAGGTCGTGATGGGCGGCGTCATTTCGCAGTATAAGCTGTGGTTCGAGAGACTAAAGACATATGCCGAGACCGGACGACCGGTCTGA
- the recA gene encoding recombinase RecA, with protein sequence MDAEKQKNLDLTLQQIDKQYGKGSIMRLGDSGPIAKLDVVSTGSLSLDAALGVGGVPRGRVVEIYGPESSGKTTLALTIISEAQKKGGKAAIIDAEHALDPSYARALGVDIDDLLVSQPDTGEQALDIAEMLIRSGALDVIVIDSVAALVPKAEIEGEMGDSLPGLQARLMSQAMRKLTAVVSRSRTCLIFINQLRMKIGVMFGNPETTTGGNALKFYSSVRLEIRRMAAIKDGDTIIGNRTKVKVVKNKVAPPFREAEFDIIYGQGIERVGDLLDLASTLEIVSKSGTWYSFKDDRLGQGRERVISMLKETPDMLAAIETEVRREMGFLPTEVTTPAEPETENSKPKSKKSA encoded by the coding sequence ATAGATGCTGAAAAGCAGAAGAATCTCGATCTGACGTTGCAGCAGATCGACAAGCAGTATGGAAAAGGCTCGATTATGCGTCTGGGCGACAGCGGACCGATTGCGAAGCTGGACGTCGTTTCTACCGGGTCGCTTTCTCTTGACGCTGCGCTGGGCGTCGGTGGTGTTCCGCGCGGTCGGGTCGTGGAAATCTACGGCCCGGAGTCGTCAGGTAAGACGACACTGGCACTGACGATCATTTCGGAAGCCCAGAAAAAGGGAGGAAAGGCGGCAATCATAGATGCCGAGCACGCGCTGGATCCAAGTTATGCCCGAGCGCTTGGCGTGGACATCGATGACCTGCTGGTGTCACAGCCGGACACGGGGGAGCAGGCACTGGACATTGCCGAAATGCTGATCCGTTCAGGCGCGTTGGATGTCATTGTCATTGACTCTGTGGCGGCTCTGGTTCCCAAGGCCGAGATTGAGGGTGAAATGGGCGACTCGCTGCCGGGACTTCAGGCGAGGCTCATGAGCCAGGCAATGCGCAAGTTGACGGCAGTGGTCTCCCGCTCCCGGACTTGTTTGATTTTTATCAACCAGCTGCGCATGAAGATCGGCGTGATGTTTGGTAATCCTGAGACGACTACCGGAGGCAACGCACTGAAATTCTACAGCTCCGTGCGCCTCGAGATCCGCCGAATGGCTGCTATCAAGGACGGTGACACGATCATCGGGAACCGAACGAAGGTCAAAGTTGTAAAAAACAAAGTCGCACCTCCATTCCGCGAGGCTGAATTCGACATCATCTACGGACAGGGTATTGAGCGGGTCGGAGATTTGCTCGATCTGGCCTCAACGCTGGAAATTGTGAGCAAGTCTGGAACGTGGTACTCTTTCAAAGACGACCGTCTTGGTCAGGGCCGCGAGCGCGTCATCAGCATGCTCAAGGAAACCCCTGACATGCTGGCCGCTATTGAGACAGAAGTACGCCGTGAGATGGGCTTCCTCCCCACTGAAGTCACAACACCGGCAGAACCGGAAACTGAAAATTCGAAACCAAAATCCAAAAAGTCTGCGTAG
- a CDS encoding recombination regulator RecX, with protein sequence MTTSERKPPREPVLPYAVKLLAARNYSTRKLRDKLKLRGYDIAEIESAIEKLRERRLLDDERFAEGFVRTRIETHPRGKDALVRDLVSRGISASSARKAVSESLSEDQELQLAKDLIARKGRQYAGLDKVTRTRRLTALLSRRGFRVDTIRKALQLSSLAETPEENS encoded by the coding sequence ATGACAACGTCTGAGCGAAAACCTCCCCGTGAGCCGGTGCTTCCTTATGCAGTAAAATTGCTCGCTGCGAGAAACTATTCGACGCGCAAGCTGCGAGATAAGCTCAAGTTGCGCGGCTATGATATCGCAGAGATCGAGTCTGCGATCGAGAAACTCCGTGAACGGCGTCTGCTCGATGATGAGCGTTTTGCAGAAGGCTTCGTGCGCACTCGAATTGAAACACACCCGCGAGGCAAGGATGCCCTCGTAAGAGATTTGGTTTCACGCGGCATTTCGGCGTCATCCGCAAGAAAAGCTGTCTCAGAATCGCTTTCGGAAGATCAGGAATTGCAGTTGGCGAAAGACCTGATCGCACGCAAGGGCAGGCAATACGCCGGGCTTGACAAAGTGACGCGAACTCGGCGCTTAACCGCCTTGCTGTCGCGGAGGGGATTCAGGGTTGATACGATTCGAAAGGCGTTACAACTTTCTTCCCTTGCGGAAACTCCGGAGGAAAATTCCTGA
- the alaS gene encoding alanine--tRNA ligase — protein sequence MTAAEIRQQFLEFFKERQHLIVPSAPVVPQDDPTLLFTNAGMNQFKPYFLGLAKPEATRIADTQKCIRVSGKHNDLEEVGVSPYHHTFFEMLGNWSFGDYFKYDSIRWGWELMTDVFKLPKDKLYATVFETDDEAEALWRNETDILPSHVLRFGKKDNWWSMGDTGPCGPCTEIHIDRGPEFDSDPNAFVNTGSRRYIELWNHVFIQFDSQQDGSLVQLPAKHVDTGAGLERFAAVLGGYRSNYDTDLFQPLIREIVNLTGREYAQEDSGIPHRVIADHVRCLTFAIGDGAMPGNEGRGYVLRRILRRAARFGRKLDLHEPFLHKLVPVLIDTMGQVFPEIKDRHAHIARVIEAEESHFGKTLDRGLEQFDAVLVEARKTNAAEIPGEEAFKLYDTFGFPLDLTQLMARESGLTVDEAGFHQAMERQRARARAAGSFKTDRDDFILNGELPSTEFVGYDTLSAATQILPVHFDPESGRFLFAATRTPFYVESGGQVSDTGFVEFMLGEDIFRSKVAGASRRDKAILHTAMLDHLVPGLLEAVSQKQWLSAELSVARDHRLPTQFNHTATHLLHAALRAAFGEHVHQAGSYVGPDYLRFDYTHFDKPKPDELAQIELQVNDWIRGNFLVNPAIVPLKLAQNLGAMALFGEKYGDEVRMIEISDDEQIVSRELCGGCHVRRTGDIGVFVIKAETSAAAGIRRIEALTGESAWSFLAQQRNKVDEFIDLLGSAGSDPAEKLRLTLEEKKKLQKELDQLRAQVAGNAMQTLAEQAIPVGGIKLVSKRVSAQNLDQLKEMGDAIREQLGSGIGVLGMVAEDKPSLVVVVTPDLVKAGWDAVPIVKELAKLMKGGGGGKAHLATAGGKDASALDQALSAAAQLIQNLATAAAK from the coding sequence ATGACCGCCGCCGAAATTCGTCAGCAATTTCTTGAGTTCTTCAAAGAGCGACAGCACTTGATTGTTCCCTCGGCTCCAGTCGTTCCGCAGGACGATCCGACATTGCTATTTACGAACGCAGGGATGAATCAGTTCAAACCTTATTTCCTCGGACTTGCCAAGCCTGAAGCGACACGCATTGCCGACACTCAGAAGTGCATCCGCGTTTCAGGCAAACACAATGATCTCGAAGAAGTCGGTGTGTCACCGTACCATCATACCTTCTTTGAGATGCTCGGCAACTGGAGCTTCGGCGACTATTTCAAGTATGACTCGATCCGCTGGGGCTGGGAATTGATGACCGATGTCTTCAAGCTTCCCAAGGATAAGCTCTATGCCACTGTATTCGAGACCGACGATGAAGCAGAGGCCCTCTGGCGCAACGAAACGGACATCCTCCCGTCGCATGTTTTGAGATTTGGAAAGAAAGATAACTGGTGGTCTATGGGGGACACCGGTCCATGCGGCCCTTGTACTGAAATCCATATTGATCGCGGCCCTGAGTTTGACAGCGATCCAAATGCCTTCGTGAATACCGGTTCGCGCAGGTACATTGAGCTTTGGAATCACGTCTTCATACAGTTCGACTCGCAGCAAGACGGCAGCCTCGTACAGCTTCCTGCCAAGCATGTGGACACAGGTGCGGGCCTCGAACGATTCGCGGCGGTGCTCGGCGGGTACCGCTCCAATTATGACACCGATTTGTTCCAGCCGTTGATTCGCGAGATTGTCAATTTGACCGGCAGGGAGTATGCTCAGGAAGATTCAGGTATTCCCCATCGAGTGATCGCCGATCACGTGCGCTGTCTGACATTTGCAATCGGCGATGGAGCGATGCCGGGGAATGAAGGACGAGGTTACGTGCTGAGACGCATTCTGCGCCGAGCCGCACGCTTCGGTCGAAAACTCGACCTGCATGAGCCGTTCTTACACAAACTCGTTCCGGTCCTCATCGATACGATGGGTCAGGTCTTTCCGGAAATCAAGGATAGACACGCACACATTGCGCGAGTGATCGAAGCGGAAGAATCACATTTTGGCAAGACATTGGATCGCGGCTTAGAACAATTTGACGCCGTGCTTGTGGAAGCACGCAAGACGAATGCCGCGGAGATACCCGGTGAAGAAGCTTTCAAGCTCTACGACACTTTTGGGTTTCCGCTTGACCTTACACAGTTGATGGCAAGAGAAAGCGGCTTGACAGTTGATGAAGCGGGATTCCACCAGGCTATGGAGCGTCAGCGGGCACGCGCAAGAGCCGCAGGGAGTTTCAAGACGGATCGCGATGATTTCATACTGAATGGCGAGCTGCCGTCGACAGAGTTCGTCGGTTACGACACATTGTCTGCGGCGACACAGATCCTTCCAGTTCACTTTGATCCCGAAAGCGGCCGATTCCTCTTTGCCGCAACACGAACTCCCTTCTACGTGGAGTCGGGCGGGCAAGTCTCGGATACAGGATTTGTCGAGTTCATGCTCGGTGAAGACATATTTCGGTCGAAAGTGGCGGGCGCATCGCGTCGAGATAAAGCTATACTCCATACTGCGATGCTCGATCATCTCGTTCCGGGTTTGCTGGAGGCTGTGTCGCAGAAGCAGTGGCTTAGCGCCGAGCTTTCTGTGGCGCGAGACCATCGCCTTCCTACCCAGTTCAATCACACTGCGACTCATCTGCTGCACGCTGCACTTAGGGCGGCATTCGGCGAGCATGTGCATCAGGCAGGTTCGTATGTCGGACCAGATTACTTGCGTTTTGACTATACACACTTTGACAAACCAAAACCAGACGAACTCGCACAGATTGAACTTCAGGTCAACGACTGGATACGCGGAAACTTCCTCGTGAATCCGGCTATTGTACCATTGAAACTAGCACAGAACCTTGGCGCGATGGCATTGTTCGGTGAGAAGTACGGTGATGAAGTGCGAATGATTGAGATATCTGACGACGAGCAGATAGTTTCACGCGAACTTTGCGGTGGATGTCACGTGCGGAGAACTGGCGATATTGGCGTATTTGTAATCAAAGCAGAGACCTCCGCGGCAGCGGGAATTCGCCGCATTGAAGCGCTGACAGGAGAGTCGGCGTGGAGTTTTCTTGCACAGCAGCGCAATAAGGTCGATGAGTTCATCGACCTGCTTGGCAGCGCCGGAAGTGACCCTGCGGAGAAGTTGAGGCTTACGCTCGAAGAAAAGAAGAAACTTCAGAAGGAGCTTGATCAGCTTCGCGCGCAGGTGGCAGGAAACGCCATGCAGACTCTCGCGGAGCAGGCAATCCCGGTCGGCGGGATCAAACTTGTTTCCAAGCGCGTCAGTGCTCAGAACCTCGATCAACTCAAGGAGATGGGCGATGCGATTCGGGAACAGCTTGGAAGCGGCATTGGAGTGCTGGGAATGGTTGCTG